DNA from Rhipicephalus sanguineus isolate Rsan-2018 chromosome 11, BIME_Rsan_1.4, whole genome shotgun sequence:
AGAAGGTAGGAGCGGGGTTAGGGGGGAGAGAGATACAGATAATTGAACAAAAGGTTTGAAATAGGCTAAGCTTTTCCCATATCGCATAcaaggatcatttctgaaggggattttgcgTCAGAGGTTACGAACAACATATGGAACTGGAACGGCCTGCCCTATGACATTATCACCATTGCCTCATCATCTACCTTCCAGGAACGCGTCACTGATCATCTGCTATGTTATTTCGAAACTTCGCCGTTTGTCTTATTTGCAATGTTATTTGAGCCTTCGCTGTTTGTCAACTGAACTGAACATATCGATACCAATCTTCAGAATGATGCaaatgtggacgccgattctgtAATATCGAGTTTTTGTTCTATCGCATGGGCTGCCTCACGAATAAAACGCttgaggccagtcacgtctgCGTAGCATGCCAGAACAAAGCCTTAGTAACCGCAATAGGCGAGAAATTAATGCGAGTCCAATTTAGCAAATTCACATGAACTCAGTCACAAAGTGATAAAattatgggacgaagacagtcgtgCGCGGGCGCAGGCAGCTACCAGAGGGTCCacgggccgcgtgcttgagacccctgtcGTATAGTGTCCCTTTAGTAAGAGCTGTTCTCAATAAGAGCTGTTCTAGCGTCAACTTATGTTCATTGCATACATCTTCTTTACGTATGGTTCTTTGCAGCCGCTTCCGGCATCCCTGAGCGGTGCCAACTGCCAGCCCGCCCGGGATCCTGCAAAGCGTCGTTGCTCAGATGGTGGTACAACGCGGAGGCAGCCCAGTGTGAAAAGTTCTTTTTCGGTGGTTGCGCCGGGAATGAGAACAATTTCGAAACCAAAGAGCTGTGCGAACAGACGTGCTCCGAACATAAGAGTGAGTTGATCTTCATGAGTGACAGCGTCCAACTGTGTTCATAAGAAAACGTTATCCGAGAGGCATATCGCTTTCCAAGCATAAGAGTCAGGAGATCTTCATTATTTACTGTGCCCACACAGGTCCATAATGGGATATAATTCTATAATCGGAAGCGGTATCCGAGAGGCATATTGCAGTGGGTAGGCATGCCATGCACGAGTGTGCAGGTTCTGGGGTTGTAAGAACGATGTGTAGTGCCAGTGGTGATACTGTGGAACGATCATTTCCCATTGCGCGAAAGGGCACCGACCTATTTATTCTAAGAATCCTTTAACTAAACGCGCAATTGATGGGGTTTTTTCAAGGTGCAAGCATAAGAAGTACTATCTATGAATGGCTTGTGCAGTACAAGATACAAGGCACACGGACACCGCTGACTGTCAGCTGAGGGTTTATTTCATATCCGACACAAACACGAACGTTTGTAAGCATGCGCGATAGACTTTTTTCATGTGCATTCAATAACACAGAACACAAAAAACACgcaatatccacgaagtgaatgatgattgaggagctggctcggagataatcgggtaacccgtgaatgctccgtacaattgcTCTACTGTCATTTAAAGACGTCAAACGTTTTTATattagcgattgtggtcaggttgttgtcgaaccacaaccagtcgcagaccttgcagctgtggccgaaagtgtggtcgaggaaatcgcgcttgaagcgcgcgtcggcgccaccaacttcaggtagcgaccgctttcggcgcatGGCCGCTGCATCCaacgcccgtacctcttcgaggttttcCTACCACCGCTTccacgctgcttcggcttcgcgggcttgtaacacggggtccgcacgacgctgacctCTCTCTGCAACCTCGCGatctctcaccgcagggtcttggcggccaGCCCGCACTGCTACTGCCTTGCGAGccttccgctccgccgccttgtcttcttcgttcatgttattagtatcgaagcgcactgactgacgactaaCTAAAGTTATGGTGAGCCTTTTtagaaaagaacataaaataaaGCGCCTCTGCCCGTGCCACCGAGGTATAACAGGTGTAAACCAATTGAACGAAAATAAATAGGGCTTGCACCAACAAATGTTTTTTgttctagaaaaaagaaagaagaagcaaaaaagaaaatgaaattgtaCCATCTAGCGCCACCCCAGCTACGAGAACGGCCCCAAACAGCGAGGATCTATTTCCTTTTATGGGTTAcatgttttagatgtgaagcatcttatagcggagttcaatccggtggtgctggtggtggtgtgtggcgtgaccaccattactgcgcatgcgcaagccctctccactcccctctccaatcgccctctccactttccactcccctctcccctctcccccacccctctccccttgctatcttcccctcttccctctctctagcctctccccctctccacttcccctctcccttttgcctctctccccttccctctccactccccctctgaaacgcgggctctacatgccgaaacgctgcttcgcattgcctcatggtcccctttagcgggagatggtgtgattttcctTACGCTCTTGACTGACACATTTCCTGCTTGTCTCCTTGTTTGTTTCCTTTTCACCTGCTCCTTCACAGCTTCTGCTTTATGGCGTTGCCCTCTCCTTGGCAGCGCCATGAGTTTATCCTGCTGACTTAGGGAAAAAACCATTTAGACGCCCGAGCAGACGCAGTATGGTAATTCCCCTGCACgccctcttcctctctctctccctcccttcctcTTTTCCTCCCCTCCGTCTGTCGAAAGAGAAGGAAGCGCGCATTTGTGACCTTCTAGCAGTCTCCTATctaactagagcacgcgccggagtggagcgagtgcCGCATGCTACACTTGGCtacgctatatgtggttttgcctgcgttaatatcatcatcaaggcgctcgaagaacaagaggaagaagacttctctttcgcgcgagctgcgcctgtagcggtcgcctctgcaaCTAAGGtcacgcttacggcgcgggactttgccccagcttaagaacctggcgaaccTGCTAtctttgtctttctgtttttccggctctttctatctttcttcccattctttctctctctgtttctatgtctttctcaatctttctttgattctctctctttccctcttcttttctctttctctttttctctgtgtttttatatgtatttttgtgtctgtttctttctctgtatttctatttcttcatctgtctttctatttctatctttcatcccttcctttctctctcgttgtttctctctctctctttctctctctctcgctttgcactcgttctctcgtccatgaatcattgcatcccacgccggacaagtaGGCCCACGTGTTCTGTAagcgaagaagaggacaaagagggcTCGTATCAGGccatgatgatgacaatgtttTTCACGACAAATGAACATTGGAGCGTGAACAGCTCTATTGTTAAAAAGAGCTCAGTGGAAGCTCCTTTCGTTCCTCTTCACCTTCGCACCGTTActtctcaccatcacttcccttttccaccatcTTCCTACGTTATGCATGAcaatgctatgctaggagctgcttggcacatacccgctttctgtgacTCATACCAGCCGAGTTTTGTGTCGTCGCTGCGTGCCATACGGAAAAGCATAACAGCTCCGCTATAATACAGGGTTCGAGGTGGATTCGAACCCAAGCGTTCGGCGTGGCTAGCAAGCATTCTACCACAAATGGTTCAATCATTTTCTGAAAAAGATTATACAAGCTTCATGTATGACGAGGAAACGTGCTAAGAGGCGTGATATTACGTGGCATAAGagcagaatcgcaccaggcgtcacaccatgtaaaCTGGGTAGTGAGTGGGTGGTTAAAGGTTTCCAAGACATTATAACATGCCACCGTaataattattcatcattctcATTATCGTCCACCACAGCAACAAAAGAATGTGCAGCCACACAGGTGCGCACATTGCCTTAGGAAATGTTCCTACTCTAGTGAACAAAGTGGGTGTTGTGCATGTTAAGGTAATTTATATTGTAACAAATTAAATAGTGCGCGGTACACATTGTTAACAGGTAATCTTTCTATGCATTAAATAAAGAAACtgcagcgtggcgtagtggtagagaacTCGGCTGAGAATGTGAAGGTGGCAGGTTCATTATTTTTTTCCACGACTTTCTTGTTTATATTgattgcaataatgcttttaatGTCTACCTTATTCAAGTGGCAATTCGTTTGTGTTGTAAACTAAGGTTTGGCGATGTGTTGGAAGTTGCCGCTGTTCGAGCCTTCGAAGCTGCCTCTTATGGCGTTTCAGAAACGAGGGCTTGACGATCAGGAACACTTTCTTTCGTTTTCACTAAAAGCTCTCCTCTaaacttgcacattaaagtgtcatttgtggcgtctacgctcgtatgcttatggttaagagacagttatatatcgctctGGGTTTCGGCAAGAAACTCGCGCTAGATTGTACTCCGTCTGTTtcggagggagttcccgaccctctTCACGCTACGTCGGCGCGGGAGTTCCGTATATTGGGAACTccatctgagtagcagagagttcgcagtctcttttactctgccttcaaggaaagagtaagttccgcggctaactctccactacttcCCCACGGAGTTAAGGTGTTCTGACGAGAGCAATACAGTTGCTTCACTCTTGCAGTGCTCTCGCTTCATCTGCGAGTGAACTAGCCTGATCTCAGAGCCTTCCTAATCGACAACACTATGAGGAATCAGTCTGGGACTGATGCCGGCCGCTCCCACGCCGGGGCAGAGATGCCGAGCCCCTCCGTTGCCACACCGGCCTTCTGGAGAGCCCTGAGACGGTCCACCAGCAGGTCAATGTTTACCTTGAGAACCATTACCGTCAAATGTCGAGCAGCGCCAGAGCATGTTGTCTAAATCATGCGAACCCCTACACTTAATACAGTGGACTAAAACTCCGCAGTCCGGATTAATTATATTGATAACGACCAGGTTAGGGTACGTCCGTGTCTGCAGAAGCCTCAATGAAACCGCCTGTGGCCTATTTAATTTAGAATGTGGCAGAGGGAATACCCTGCGCCCTAGGTAGATGTTCTGAAGAATTTCTTTTCCGCGCAAGTGTGCGAGTAGAGACACTGGAAGCGTGTTTGCGTTGCCGACCCAGTTTGATTGAATCTCTGTTACATTATTTTCTTAGACCACTTTAATTGACGCTTCTCAGTTTCTGCTGTCCTTTACTTTTCAGGCAACCAAAGGCGCTGGAGAAGAAGCAGTAGCACGAAGGAGCATATACTTTGTAAGTGCCGCACAACATTCTTCATATTGTTACAACCATCACGATGATCACGCAGATATCAGGAAAAAGCAATTCGCGGGTTCACGGGGCGTGGGGTGAGCGCGTAAGTGCGGTGCTGAATGGGTATTAAAAGAACCATAACAAAACGCGGTCCTTTCTTAAGGATGTCTGTTTTCAGATCGAATGTAAGAAACGCCTGGATCGCAAGATTCCTGTAACCGCATGTTCTAAGACGTTCTAAATGTCTTTAAGGCCTACTGCGGTGGTTTCTTTAATCTCTTGGCAATAGCGATTTTAAGTTCCTGAGATGCATCTGTCACGCGCCTGATACTACAAATTTCTAGCAAATTaaaaaaatgataataagaaGCCACGAAGGCgcgaaacgaaaaccgaaaaacaACAGCAGTATTCTGCTCACGTGGCATATCAAGGGGCCAAACCAGACGGTGTGTGAAGCACATCGGCCCGGACAGAATGCGGCGGAGAACGAAAGCTCCCAATCCAACGAGGAGCAGATGATCAATGGGAACTTGACCACGCCACACCTTTACGCACCCCGACTGAAGAAACATGgttgacccctccgtcatagcaaatggtataccacgaaagtaaaatgtgtctGCACAAAAGTAGTTTAATGCTTAATGCACATTGAAACATGACAGTTTACACATTATCTATTGGTGTTTGGAGGCTACAGCACCATCTGGCATGAATGCGATTGATGGTACATCCACATACCTAAGATAAGCGTCCACGCTCATGATTTAACCGTTAtggctagggctccgtgttttcggagtttatttttcgtgAAATTCGGAGGTTCTTTTTGGTATTTTATTTTTCTAATGAAACTCGGCGTTTATGGAAGTTTATTACTCGTAAATcaccaattctccgaaattcggagtttaattttgcattattctcaatactgcAATATCCGATGTGAAATTTCTGAACACAACATCAGTACATACAAAGCGTATTTTGGTTGTCTGGGACGTTTGAACGcccaaacacatatacacacgggAAGAAATACTTGAaaacaaaacacctacgtttgtgcgtattacgATAGGAGGACGCACGAGGGGTCTTCCCCTTTGAATCACATAAGGGGAGGGGGCTCAAAATCCGCCCCATAAGTCAACTCAGTCGGACCTGTACCGTCATTGCATGAAGGGCatggttatggccacgcaggtttttgacgataatggtagCGGAAGGCCTCTGAGGTTGTATTTCAAGAACTTCCCACATTTACTTCAGGAAAGCCAGGAAAACAGGCCATTGCGAGATGGACGTCATCGGTTCATCTTAATTATTTTCATCTATTGTGAAGCATGTCCATTGGACTAGaccaagggggggtgggggtgtagGGGTGGTGCTGCAATGTATCCCCCCACctatagggaaccctgcgcatgcctatgcgtaATACAACCTTAGagttgttgtaatagacgcaattACCCATTACCAGGTCTGCATATTCAATGTCGTGTGGCGCCCGCCACTGCCCACAGGGGACCGTATACCCAGATGCCGTCTAATGCTCCCGGGGGCCCTTGCGCCAGAGCACCCGCGATCACGCAACGTGGGGAGGTGTCAGCACCtgcgtgctgttgtgccagagcacctgtgATCAGTGAACGTGCAAAGGTGTCAACAGATGCACTTCGGTCGAACCCCTTCACTTCGGCAACACCTGCACTTCAGTCGAACTCCTGCACTTCGGTCAGCACCTGCCTGAGGAGGATACGTCACATTGAACTGACACCTCATTTAAGGCCATGCCGGTCCGTTCTTAAGGAGCCGCCTCAggcgacttggtcgtgctggcagatGCTGTACTGCCATAACCTACTATACCTGCGATAAACCTTTGCCTGCTTGTTCTGATCCTAAGCgaaagtccgatcttcggctataTCGGCCAACCAGCCTGCCGGCTTACAAGGACACGCAAATCGCATTCCTTACACCCTACATACTctgacgtctctcgctccgtgtGCGACAaaccctttgttaaatgtgcgatgaGTGCAGTCTACGCCATATTGGTGTTGTAaggtaaagtttatatcggccaaatTGGTCTATGTATGAATGACCGCTTTGAAcctgtcctttcggggaaaaaaatctgagtttatcggataaatcccaATTGTCAACAGTTTCACCCGCGATTGTTTATTGGATTGTTAGGATTattccgaaaacacggagccctagttatggCAGCTGAAGTAGCTAAGATACATCTGGACACAACAAATGGTGAATTCCGCAGAAAGATGGCATAAACAAGCACCTAATAAACACCACGATATGCAGTCCTGCAAAACGTCGTCATTTCAGGCGAGAAATGGCAAGGTGTTGCTCCTCAGTAAATAGATAACCTACGCCTCTGCGCATGCATACACTACCCCACAGCCATTCAGGAACACGAAgtgcagagttcgtagcttgagccgtgaaaccGTGAGGGTGTTCCGCTTGTCGCTGGCGTGACTCTCGCTCCACCGAAACGTTCACATGCACGACGTTCGCTGCGTTTGATCCAGCAGTTTTCTTAGTCGGTGTCATTGCACTTGAAGCAGTAGGCGACGGAAAAACGCATTGGTTCATGTTGGAGCCGAACTGCGCTGGTGACGAGGCGTCACgcgctaacacgacgcgaaaggcaaaagACCATCtgtgtcgtcaccgaatcgaatcaagGCCTAAGCCGCGCTGCGCCGATGTCCTCCGATGAGGCgagactaccgaagcgctccctctCGAGAATCGTTACTGTCACGATACAGCACGTCACCGCTCCCAGAACGTGACACCGTCTGTGTCAAATGTGAGCGCAGTGTTAGAGAGAAGCTGTGATAGATACACGGCGCATTTGTGAAATACCGTGCATGTGCGTCGGTAGTTCGGTAGGTAGAGCGCCTGGCACTCATCGTCGCGAACCTAGAGGTCGTCGGTTTGACTTTCGCAACAGCAACACTTATCTTATACATTTTTTTTGTCATCTGTTTGTGAGTCATTTACCGACGTCATAATCCTGACGGAAATGAAGTCTGTGAGACCTTGGCAGACCTCgtgataaaacactttcgtgttgaaaaggTCTTTCAGCATTGCTCGTTTACGGTCCGGGAACTCTCTTCGCAGTGAGTACCACAACAATAggagagctttagtttgtccgcaaacttcttagCATTAGCGTTTATTCCTTTAGCTGATTATCGTAGCCCCAAACATGAGCGGGTTGGACAGGTGGGGCCATCTGACGCTTGAGAGATATACCAGGCAAGAAAATGTAGATCTTCCGAGATTTGGGACGCCGGCAGGTAATGCTCGGGCCgccagaggtgcaatcaggactgCATGTGAATCAATGGACATTGGGACGCCTCACGTTGAACGCTCAGTGAAAGACGAGAAATGatgctgtaaagggcgatatggggcAGACAAGTCTTGGCGCGAGAGAAGCTCAGGGCAAAATTAGAtttgaagagaggctaaggaatatgaaaatacAGTAGACGGGCGGAAAAAGCGCTCTGGTATTTGTAGAGGATGTGCGTTCACTCAAAGGGCAGAAAAAGAACTGAGAGACTCACCAGGGTGTATAAGGCTGAGAGTGTAAGCGATATGACAACAATGAACGTTGCGGTCACAGGGTAAggcaaatttttaaaaataagtcagcttttcttttctttgcaatTTGTGAAGCGAATCTTTTTGTGCACATTTTTCATATTCGTGCTTTTCTTAGGAAGTGTTTTTGTGGCTTAAAAATAGTTTTTCCAAAAACGAGTAGCGAGGGAACAAGCACCACAGGACAAGCCCCTCGTATGCACTGCGTGGTTTCAGTACATTttcctaaaaaaacaaaaaacgactTTTTGTACGATAAATAAAATGCTTGTCTGGGATCAGCTGTGCATGAGAAATTGTGGGGTAACTTCTAAGGCAACCAGAAGACGCGGTGCATCTTTTTAATCGCAGTTGTTTGTCGGAGCGCGTCTCTTGGCACAATTTTAGCTCCTGGCctcattacaccttgtgtctgtcgtgcctgtcggtaagttgagatgctgagggtaaagaaGGTCTGCAGCAAGCGCAAATTTCAGGCAACCAATACAGTTCTCTTGTAAATGGTATGCTCTAATGGAAAATAATGGTATTTGCGATGTAATGAGACATAATTGCGCATGCAAATTGAGCGGTTGAAGAGTTGAGCTAATGGTAATTGCATCGCAGAGtctttgctgtctttgtttaggcgTTAGAGCGTTACGGATTGCGACATTGGACGCTGTTCTTTAGCTTAATCATGACAACATCGCGCATGCCAAAATTCGGAAATAATAAGGATTGAAGCCTCGCCAAAACACAGCCAATTTGCTGAAAGAAGTTGTCCACCATCAACGATACATTGCGGAAATAGCTGCACGACAGCTCAACATAAGAAGCACGGCAAGCAAGACGCTAGGCTCAAAAGTGGAAAAAAATACTTTGGCAATGACTACCAGGCTTGTACCTACTAAATGAAATAGTTGAGCTGTGTTTGTGGCAAGTGATGtttgcttttcagctgttttGTTACTTTAAACTTGATAATCTCAGAACCTTGCTTATTATtacttaggtaccattatttTCTATGTATTCTGAGATAACGAGTTGATTACTTTTCCTCGTATTCGGCATAAGTGCATACAAATACTCTCCACCACAATTCAAATGATGAACTTCAAAGTTTTGTGCTACACATTTTGAAGGATGCGAATTAGCTCATCATTTAGGTCACAGTGGTCAAAAATGTAGACACCCCATTTAGTTCCTGAGCAGACAGTTCAACATGATcaaaaatgcatgggacgtatAGGGCTTGTCCAGTGTCATTAGGTGAAAAGTCAGATTAAATAGCAGTGATGAGAGAAAAACGGTTCTGAGCCTCTTCTGCAAGAGTAAAGAGGAAGAGAGGAGCCAATAACTTATTTATACTTGAAAGCGAAACATGTTACTGTTTGAAGAGAGGTCGGGTAGCCTTAAAACGCATAGTTATAaaacgagattcagtaaagaagagaaATATGCATGCTGTGGGGAAGGTAAGAAAACGAAGCAGTTTGTCCTAGAGGGGTCATCAACCACGTTTCCAAGGTATTATTAAGTGACCTCTATATTGGGGTTTATTGCCTGAGGAATCGacatttctcgaatccgtgaAGAACGAGCGGATTTACAGGGTTTTGTCGccactttaagcactttctctcgtTTCTCGCCGCGATGATTGCGTGAGATGGTAGACAGGGAAGGATGGTACaagggaaagaagctacgtcggCACGTCGTCACCTTCAGCGCCGGTTGGGATACGCGATtactctctcccgttgtgatacCTCTGCGCGAGTATGGCTCACTGTGTAACATTAGCAGAGACTGGAGCGAGGCGCCGGCCTGTGGAGGTACCCCGTGGCgaaaagcgcatctgatccatATGCGGCGCTTCATTTATGTCGGCTCTTGGCCAGTGGCGTGGGAGGAAATTTGTTAcgggggggaggggcacccctTAGTCCAACATTGAGTCCAGGCAGGTAGGTGccgtcgagtgtcattttgtgctctgcatACCATGGGAGAAACAAAGTTCCGACGGGGGTGGACACGGGCCCGGTGAGCCATCGCctgtctacgccactgctgtTGGCAAATAGCATGCTATCAGCTGTTCGACGTAAAACAGCAGGCACCGGCTCTTCCGAATAGGGTATGCACAGTCCTATGCATTAAATGAGGGCGCCTGAAAAAACGGGACCTTTGCGCTATGCTTCTAAATTCTAGTTTCCGCTCCGTAAGATTCCGCTCAGATGTCGATAGTGGTGTCTGCggtccacaggatgtgttttcaCAATCGATACACTAATCAGAACAGGATTCAAAAGCGTCCTAAGCCTCCCTTGAAACACAAGCATGGAACGACTCCTACAACTGGGGCTGCACCACATGGCAACCGAAATTTTTGAGGCGCACCGAAACGCCCAAATTAGTCGGCTCTCACACTCACGGGCGGGCACCGAGATCTTGTTAGAAGCAGGTATACACCCCTTCATGCCACCAGAGAAGTCGCAACTAGGCATAAACGCCAAGAACCCAATTACCGTTTATGCATCTCTAGAAACATGCACGCGACAAACAACGAAGGACGGAAAAAAGCGAGACCGAAGGCAATACTCGATGAGATCACACGCAACGAAACGCCAGTTCTCTTCGTTGACGCGGCCACATATTGGAATGGAAGGCGCCTACGCCGTCTCCGCAGTGGACGACCATGGATCGCTTGTCAACGGAGCCACGGTAATTACCAACTTCACTCACGAAGCAGAAGAATGGCCATCGCGGTGGCCCTTTGAACCTGCACGGGAGCCTCCGTCGTTTACTCGGACTGCAGAACAGCCACTATATCTTTTTTGGGGGCCCTCGTCTCTTAGAAAGCCGCTGCGGTTGTCAACAAAATCTTGTTCCAAGAAACGGGAAACACAACCTCCCATCCTCACAGATAACgtggttcccggctcacatgtGCAACATTTCCGGCCCTCCTGACTCAACCCGAACGAGCGGAGCTAGAAAAGAGGAGCCAATCATTTAGTTATATTTCAAAGGGAAGAACTTTACTGTCTGCAAAGAGGTCGGGTAGCATTAGAATGCATAGTTATCAACTGAAATTCAGTAAAGAAGAGAACTGAGTATGTTCTGGAGAGGCACAGGAAACGACAGAGTacgtcttaaaggggtcatggacCACTTTTTCAAGGTATCATTGGATGATCTTGGCATCGGAGTTTATTCCCTGACAAATCGACAGTTGCAGGGGTTTGTCGCCGCTTAAACCGCTTTCTCTCGCACCTCGCCTTGATTATCGCGTTCAAATGCGATACAAGGAAGGATGGTACGGGGGAAAAGGAGCTATGTCGGCACCCTTCATGACACTGagtgcgcgtgatgaaacgcgatcactctctCCCGTTATGACAATTTTGCTCGAGCGTGGCTCACTGTGCAATGTTAGCAGACTCTGAAGCGAGGCGCCGGCACGTGAGTTCATACTCACTCACAAAGCCCGAAGGGTGGTTCCTGACCCGTTCACCTGAATGTGGAGATTTCCACGAGTGTTTACATGTGGGCACTCGCGTGCATGATCCTTTGGAATTAAGGGAATACAACGCAAAGGCAAACAGGTCGTGATAGGTGTAAGTAAAGGAAGGTTAGTGCATTGCTGTAGGAAAAGTAgatagaaaggacaaaaatatatCGAGGGAAAGGAAGGCTCACTATACATTGCTGCTGCACAGACATCACCTCACAAGACGCGCTTCAGCAATTTTTATGGCGGGCGACAAGTACGGGTTTGTGAAATGGTTTCCAACCAGGATTTTGTTCAAGATCAAGAAAAGATGTCTTTTCTTTTACTTTCAGATTTCACCGGACCGGTTTGTGAGCGGCCACGCTTCAGAGGTCCCTGCGAGCAAGCTATCACACGGTTCTACTTCGATCCCGAAGAAAAGTCCTGCCGTAGGTTTCGCTACAGTGGCTGCCGCAGCAACCTCAACAACTTCCGGACCGAAAAAGCTTGCATGGAGGCTTGCGCACCACCGAAGTTACCACCGCGAAAGCCTTACTGAATGAAATACtgaataccaaaaaaaaaaaaaaagatatgcaaTACACCTAGTTTCCATGGCTCGGTAAAGGAGCAGTAATCAATGTAT
Protein-coding regions in this window:
- the LOC119375557 gene encoding putative Kunitz-type serine protease inhibitor, encoding MKLYILIALVSAAWAASGIPERCQLPARPGSCKASLLRWWYNAEAAQCEKFFFGGCAGNENNFETKELCEQTCSEHKSNQRRWRRSSSTKEHILYFTGPVCERPRFRGPCEQAITRFYFDPEEKSCRRFRYSGCRSNLNNFRTEKACMEACAPPKLPPRKPY